A single Hippocampus zosterae strain Florida chromosome 17, ASM2543408v3, whole genome shotgun sequence DNA region contains:
- the prmt1 gene encoding protein arginine N-methyltransferase 1 isoform X1, whose protein sequence is MAAPAERMEISQGENVAKPAAEDMTSKDYYFDSYAHFGIHEEMLKDEVRTLTYRNSMFHNKHLFKDKVVLDVGSGTGILCMFAAKAGAKKVIGIECSSISDYAVKIVKANKMDDVVTIIKGKVEEVDLPVDGVDIIISEWMGYCLFYESMLNTVIYARDKWLKQDGLIFPDRATLYVTAIEDRQYKDYKIHWWENVYGFDMSCIKEVAIKEPLVDVVDPKQLVSSACLIKEVDIYTVKPDDLTFTSPFCLQVKRNDYIHALVTYFNIEFTRCHKRTGFSTSPESPYTHWKQTVFYLDDYLTVKIGEEILGTISMKPNVKNNRDLDFTVDLAFKGQLCEVSKTSEYRMR, encoded by the exons ATTTCTCAGGGGGAAAACGTGGCAAAGCCTGCTGCTGAAGATATGACGTCAAAGGATTATTACTTTGACTCATATGCTCACTTTGGCATCCATGAG GAGATGCTAAAGGATGAAGTGCGGACTCTGACCTACCGCAACTCTATGTTCCACAACAAGCACCTCTTTAAGGACAAAGTGGTGCTGGATGTCGGTAGTGGCACGGGCATCCTCTGCATGTTTGCTGCCAAGGCTGGAGCCAAAAAAGTTATCGGG ATTGAATGTAGCAGTATCTCAGATTATGCTGTGAAAATAGTGAAGGCCAACAAGATGGATGATG TGGTAACTATTATCAAAGGGAAGGTGGAAGAGGTGGATCTCCCTGTGGATGGAGTAGATATCATCATATCTGAGTGGATGGGCTACTGCCTTTTCTACGAGTCCATGCTCAATACAGTCATCTATGCACGGGACAAATGGCTG AAGCAAGATGGACTCATTTTCCCAGACAGGGCAACGCTTTACGTGACTGCGATTGAAGACAGGCAGTACAAGGACTACAAAATTCACT GGTGGGAGAATGTGTACGGATTTGATATGTCGTGCATCAAGGAGGTGGCCATTAAGGAACCCCTGGTTGATGTCGTGGACCCCAAGCAGCTGGTCAGCAGCGCCTGCCTCATCAAG GAGGTGGACATCTACACGGTGAAGCCGGACGACCTGACCTTCACCTCCCCGTTCTGCCTACAAGTGAAGCGCAACGACTACATTCACGCGCTTGTTACCTACTTCAACATCGAGTTCACCCGCTGTCACAAGAGGACCGGCTTTTCCACCA GCCCAGAGTCCCCCTACACCCACTGGAAGCAAACCGTCTTCTATCTGGATGATTACCTGACCGTCAAGATCGGAGAAGAGATCTTGGGCACCATCAGCATGAAGCCTAATGTCAAAAACAAT AGAGACCTGGACTTCACTGTGGATCTCGCCTTCAAGGGCCAGCTGTGCGAAGTGTCCAAGACGTCGGAGTACAGGATGCGCTAG
- the prmt1 gene encoding protein arginine N-methyltransferase 1 isoform X2, with product MAAPAERMEGENVAKPAAEDMTSKDYYFDSYAHFGIHEEMLKDEVRTLTYRNSMFHNKHLFKDKVVLDVGSGTGILCMFAAKAGAKKVIGIECSSISDYAVKIVKANKMDDVVTIIKGKVEEVDLPVDGVDIIISEWMGYCLFYESMLNTVIYARDKWLKQDGLIFPDRATLYVTAIEDRQYKDYKIHWWENVYGFDMSCIKEVAIKEPLVDVVDPKQLVSSACLIKEVDIYTVKPDDLTFTSPFCLQVKRNDYIHALVTYFNIEFTRCHKRTGFSTSPESPYTHWKQTVFYLDDYLTVKIGEEILGTISMKPNVKNNRDLDFTVDLAFKGQLCEVSKTSEYRMR from the exons GGGGAAAACGTGGCAAAGCCTGCTGCTGAAGATATGACGTCAAAGGATTATTACTTTGACTCATATGCTCACTTTGGCATCCATGAG GAGATGCTAAAGGATGAAGTGCGGACTCTGACCTACCGCAACTCTATGTTCCACAACAAGCACCTCTTTAAGGACAAAGTGGTGCTGGATGTCGGTAGTGGCACGGGCATCCTCTGCATGTTTGCTGCCAAGGCTGGAGCCAAAAAAGTTATCGGG ATTGAATGTAGCAGTATCTCAGATTATGCTGTGAAAATAGTGAAGGCCAACAAGATGGATGATG TGGTAACTATTATCAAAGGGAAGGTGGAAGAGGTGGATCTCCCTGTGGATGGAGTAGATATCATCATATCTGAGTGGATGGGCTACTGCCTTTTCTACGAGTCCATGCTCAATACAGTCATCTATGCACGGGACAAATGGCTG AAGCAAGATGGACTCATTTTCCCAGACAGGGCAACGCTTTACGTGACTGCGATTGAAGACAGGCAGTACAAGGACTACAAAATTCACT GGTGGGAGAATGTGTACGGATTTGATATGTCGTGCATCAAGGAGGTGGCCATTAAGGAACCCCTGGTTGATGTCGTGGACCCCAAGCAGCTGGTCAGCAGCGCCTGCCTCATCAAG GAGGTGGACATCTACACGGTGAAGCCGGACGACCTGACCTTCACCTCCCCGTTCTGCCTACAAGTGAAGCGCAACGACTACATTCACGCGCTTGTTACCTACTTCAACATCGAGTTCACCCGCTGTCACAAGAGGACCGGCTTTTCCACCA GCCCAGAGTCCCCCTACACCCACTGGAAGCAAACCGTCTTCTATCTGGATGATTACCTGACCGTCAAGATCGGAGAAGAGATCTTGGGCACCATCAGCATGAAGCCTAATGTCAAAAACAAT AGAGACCTGGACTTCACTGTGGATCTCGCCTTCAAGGGCCAGCTGTGCGAAGTGTCCAAGACGTCGGAGTACAGGATGCGCTAG
- the trpm4a gene encoding transient receptor potential cation channel subfamily M member 4a: MRKSDKADKGGGRGKSEIKREKVQSWIPKIIKKRVCTTFVEDASSHGVLCQCGHVRNVHNVLEPRDFGDGGGGAAEWDSGQHTTECTTDAFGELEFAGAARRHGYFLRLSCDTQPELIYNLMTTYWALPSPNLVVSVVGGEGCENIATWLREVLRNGLVRAAQSTGAWILTEGLWEGVARCVGEAVRDHDAAAPALSKNKVIAVGLAPWGVVHNRQQLVNAQGSFPARYYVQNTSHDSCCLDNNYQAFLLVDDGSTGRRGGETAFRANLEDYISHQRTGIWGSGSIEIPVLCMLISGDARMLERVDTSLRRSTPWLVLSGTGPAADFISELLLSLACSSISQTSPSTMGEIAEYLSDIRELVRDKVDKYFQGEEDPEKLVDSALSIYHNRELITVFRGQQEGLYDFDTILLKALVRASKRLSSDASQYTQELKLAVAWNRVDIAKAELFAGNIQWTYEDLDDAMTDALINDKPQFVRLFCENGLNMVDYLTYGRLESLYRSFSDSTVVYALLREHLRDRLSLSASLASLNADGPGQTAAPWPASAQELSLFEVSRVLWDLLGDVCQPFYYEVLGLDPESSLGNALRQVIKLLRGKCAYRDKRCQSPWAALFIWAVLQNRSEMAVYFWEMAGESVLSALGGCKLLREISQLEYETESKVAVKELAQTFEDLAHDVFGECYRSSERRSFKLLIRKSPSWPASTCLQMATAADARHFFSHDGVQALLSQIWWGSMDRSTRVWKLLACFFMPPLIYTNLIAFRKDEEDVAPPAELRRIETYNRDAKDATVLPLEDVIHNDGHAEELRPLKEVKGGSSLGLASKMRPAFTVSSQWRKFWFAPVTSFLGNVLMYFLFLVLFAYVLLVDFKSLSQGGPSKLEFVLYFWVFTFACEEFRQSFFMPNNFLLQRLKSYIQNKWNKFDLTAIVIFICALCCRMFSWSFKFGRALMAVDYIVFSLRLIHICAVHKQLGPKIIIVGKMMKDIFFFLFFLAVWLVAYGVANQALLYSYDPRADWIFRRVLHKPYMHIYGLLPMEEVDDELFPEVNCTDNRTLIQAGAEPCMSTYANWLVILLQTVYLLITNILLINLLIAMFSYTFNNVQDHSDTYWKFQRYSLIVEYHSRPCLAPPFIIISHLNVFIKRYIRRIPSEKRKHFVLELQGVKASRLNMWEAIQKEDLLSAQKKRQRESDTERLKRTSVKVDSMVKHMAENRDHDRRLQVLETEMEFCCNALSWMMEAMSQSNLIAADRSPPILRDLSPS; the protein is encoded by the exons ATGAGGAAGAGCGACAAGGCGGACAAAGGCGGCGGTCGCGGAAAGTCGGAAATTAAGAGGGAGAAAGTTCAG AGTTGGATCCCGAAGATCATCAAGAAGCGAGTGTGCACCACCTTTGTTGAAGATGCTTCCAG TCATGGAGTACTATGTCAGTGCGGTCATGTGCGCAACGTGCATAACGTCTTGGAGCCAAGGGACTTCGGTGacggtggcggcggcgccgccgaGTGGGACAGTGGGCAGCACACCACCGAGTGCACCACCGATGCCTTTGGAGAGCTGGAGTTTGCCGGCGCTGCACGTCGACACGGCTAT TTTCTGCGGCTGTCATGTGACACGCAACCTGAGCTCATTTACAACCTGATGACAACCTACTGGGCTTTGCCCTCGCCCAACTTGGTGGTGTCAGTGGTGGGCGGCGAAGGCTGTGAAAATATCGCAACGTGGCTACGAGAGGTCCTGAGAAACGGGCTGGTTCGGGCTGCGCAGAGCACGG GGGCCTGGATCTTGACGGAGGGTCTCTGGGAAGGCGTGGCCCGATGCGTAGGGGAGGCGGTGCGGGACCATGACGCCGCGGCTCCGGCTCTCTCCAAAAACAAAGTCATCGCGGTGGGACTCGCGCCCTGGGGCGTCGTGCACAACAGGCAGCAGCTTGTCAATGCGCAG GGAAGCTTCCCGGCTCGCTACTATGTCCAGAACACGTCGCATGACAGCTGCTGCCTGGACAACAACTACCAGGCTTTCCTGCTGGTGGATGATGGGAGCACCGGCAGGAGAGGAGGAGAGACGGCCTTTCGAGCCAATCTGGAGGACTACATTTCACATCAACGCACTGGCATTTGGG GTAGTGGGAGTATTGAAATCCCGGTGCTGTGTATGCTCATCTCGGGGGACGCCCGCATGCTAGAG AGAGTCGATACGTCTCTGAGGAGATCCACGCCCTGGCTCGTTCTTTCCGGAACCGGTCCGGCTGCAGACTTTATCAGCGAGCTTCTCTTGAGTCTTGCCTGCAGCTCCATCAGTCAGACGTCCCCGTCGACGATGGGCGAGATTGCCGAGTATCTTTCGGACATCCGTGAGCTGGTGCGCGACAAGGTCGATAAATACTTCCAAGGAGAAGAGGACCCGGAAAAACTGGTGGACAGT GCGCTGAGTATTTATCACAACCGAGAGCTGATCACTGTTTTCCGTGGGCAGCAAGAAGGACTGTATGATTTTGATACCATCCTCCTCAAAGCCCTCGTAAGAG CGAGTAAACGTCTGTCCAGCGATGCCAGTCAGTACACCCAAGAGTTGAAACTGGCCGTGGCCTGGAACAGAGTGGACATCGCCAAAGCGGAACTCTTTGCTGGAAACATCCAGTGGACG TACGAGGACCTGGACGACGCCATGACGGACGCGCTGATCAATGACAAGCCCCAGTTTGTGCGCCTCTTCTGCGAGAACGGTCTGAACATGGTGGACTACCTGACGTACGGGCGCCTGGAGAGCTTGTATCGCTCCTTCTCGGACAGCACGGTGGTCTACGCTCTGCTCCGGGAGCATCTGAGGGACCGTCTGAGCCTGTCGGCATCGCTGGCCAGCCTGAACGCGGATGGACCGGGACAAACGGCGGCGCCTTGGCCCGCGTCGGCGCAAGAGCTCAGCCTGTTTGAG GTGTCACGCGTGCTGTGGGACCTGCTGGGAGACGTCTGTCAGCCTTTCTACTATGAAGTCCTGGGCCTGGACCCCGAATCCAGCCTTGGGAACGCGCTCCGA CAAGTCATCAAGTTGTTGCGGGGGAAATGCGCGTACCGGGACAAACGCTGCCAGTCTCCCTGGGCGGCGCTCTTCATCTGGGCCGTCCTGCAGAACCGCAGCGAGATGGCCGTTTACTTCTGGGAGATG GCGGGCGAGTCGGTGCTGAGCGCGCTGGGCGGCTGTAAGCTGCTGAGGGAAATTTCTCAGCTGGAATACGAGACCGAGAGCAAGGTGGCCGTGAAAGAACTGGCGCAGACGTTTGAGGACCTGGCGCATG ACGTCTTTGGAGAGTGTTACCGGAGCAGCGAGAGACGCTCCTTCAAGCTCCTGATACGAAAGTCCCCGAGTTGGCCCGCCAGCACCTGTCTGCAGATGGCCACCGCGGCCGACGCTCGCCATTTCTTCAGCCACGATGGCGTTCAG GCGCTGCTCTCCCAGATCTGGTGGGGCAGCATGGACAGAAGTACCCGCGTCTGGAAATTGCTGGCCTGTTTCTTCATGCCCCCCCTCATCTACACGAACTTAATCGCCTTCAG GAAGGACGAAGAGGACGTGGCGCCTCCCGCCGAGCTGCGCCGCATCGAGACCTACAACAGAGACGCAAAGGATGCGACCGTCCTCCCCCTGGAAGACGTGATCCACAA CGACGGTCATGCCGAGGAGCTCCGGCCTCTCAAAGAAGTCAAAGGTGGGTCTTCTTTGGGCCTCG CCTCCAAAATGAGACCAGCCTTCACAGTTTCGTCACAGTGGAGAAAATTTTGGTTTGCCCCCGTCACCTCCTTTCTGGGGAACGTGCTGATGTACTTCCTGTTCCTGGTCTTGTTTGCTTACGTCCTGTTGGTGGACTTCAAGTCCTTATCTCAAGGCGGCCCGTCCAAGCTGGAATTTGTGCTCTACTTTTGGGTTTTTACCTTCGCGTGTGAAGAGTTTCGACAG AGCTTCTTCATGCCCAACAACTTCCTCCTGCAGAGGCTGAAGAGTTACATCCAGAATAAATGGAATAAGTTTGACCTCACGGCCATCGTCATCTTCATTTGCGCTCTGTGCTGCAG AATGTTTTCGTGGTCCTTCAAGTTTGGGCGCGCTCTGATGGCCGTGGATTATATCGTCTTCTCGCTGCGCCTGATCCACATATGTGCTGTCCACAAACAGCTTGGGCCCAAGATCATCATTGTTGGCAAAATG atgaaagacattttcttcttcctctttttcctggCCGTGTGGCTGGTGGCCTACGGAGTCGCCAATCAGGCGCTTCTCTACTCGTATGACCCCCGAGCGGATTGGATATTTCGCCGTGTCTTGCACAAACCCTACATGCACATTTACGGACTACTTCCCATGGAAGAAGTGGACG ACGAATTATTTCCAGAAGTCAACTGCACCGACAACAGGACACTCATTCAAGCGGGAGCAGAGCCCTGCATGAGCACTTACGCCAACTGGCTGGTTATCCTCCTCCAGACCGTCTACCTTCTGATTACCAACATCCTCTTAATCAATCTCCTCATCGCCATGTTCAG TTACACTTTCAACAACGTTCAGGACCACAGCGACACCTACTGGAAGTTTCAGCGTTACAGCCTCATTGTGGAATACCATTCCAGGCCTTGCCTGGCCCCGCCGTTCATCATCATTTCACATCTGAATGTTTTCATCAAGAGATACATTCGACGCATCCCCTCCGAGAAGAGAAAACACTTTG TTTTGGAGCTGCAAGGCGTGAAGGCCAGCCGACTTAACATGTGGGAGGCCATCCAGAAAGAGGATCTCCTCTCTGCTCAGAAGAAGCGACAAAGAGAGAGCGACACGGAGCGGCTCAAACGTACGTCCGTCAA ggtggACAGTATGGTGAAGCACATGGCAGAGAACCGTGACCACGACCGGCGTTTGCAGGTTCTGGAGACGGAG ATGGAGTTCTGTTGCAATGCCCTCTCCTGGATGATGGAAGCGATGTCTCAGAGTAATTTGATAGCCGCGGACCGCAGCCCTCCAATCCTAAGAG ATCTGTCGCCAAGCTGA
- the LOC127589212 gene encoding prostatic spermine-binding protein isoform X2 has translation MASLRSLIVALLMALLCSFHAPSAPAARAQDLPFRSEPGLVADDDDDGDEDDDDDDDDDDDDDDEDDDDDDDDDDDDDDDDDEDDDDDDDDDDDDDDDDDEDDNDDDDDDDHEDDDDDDDDDDGDDDEDDDADGDDNDDDDDDNDDNNNKDGDHDDDNDDNNNKDGDHDDDDDGKYHRGSVCAYCEICEHCDSCNKCPCEEGDTSEHCDDCKMCSFCHVCPACRTLCQAGGFLDKVTGSIYKTVADVFEEDVDNN, from the exons ATGGCGTCTTTAAGAAGTCTGATTGTTGCGCTGCTGATGGCGCTGCTCTGCTCCTTCCACGCCCCGTCGGCTCCTGCGGCCAGAGCGCAAGATTTGCCGTTCCGCTCTGAGCCAGGCCTGGTGgccgacgacgatgatgatggagatgaggatgatgacgacgatgatgacgacgatgatgatgatgacgacgaagacgacgatgatgatgacgatgatgacgacgacgatgatgatgacgacgatgaagacgacgatgatgatgacgatgatgacgacgacgatgatgatgacgacgatgaagacgacaatgatgatgacgacgacgacgatcatGAAG acgacgacgacgatgatgacgatgatgacggtGATGACGACGAAGATGATGACGCCGATGGTGA TGataatgacgacgatgatgacgacaacgacgataacaacaacaaagatggcGATCATGATGACGACAACGacgataacaacaacaaagatggcgatcatgatgatgatgacgacggcaAGTACCACAGGGGCTCTGTCTGCGCCTACTGCGAAATCTGCGAG CACTGCGACAGCTGCAATAAATGTCCTTGTGAAGAAGGAGACACGTCGGAACACTGCGATGACTGCAAG ATGTGCAGTTTCTGCCACGTGTGTCCCGCATGTCGAACTCTTTGCCAAGCCG GAGGCTTCCTTGACAAAGTGACCGGGTCAATCTACAA GACCGTCGCCGATGTCTTTGAGGAGGATGTCGACAACAACTGA
- the LOC127589212 gene encoding protein PFC0760c isoform X1: protein MASLRSLIVALLMALLCSFHAPSAPAARAQDLPFRSEPGLVADDDDDGDEDDDDDDDDDDDDDDEDDDDDDDDDDDDDDDDDEDDDDDDDDDDDDDDDDDEDDNDDDDDDDHEDDDDDDDDDDGDDDEDDDADGDDNDDNNKDGDHDDADGDNDDDDDDNDDNNNKDGDHDDDNDDNNNKDGDHDDDDDGKYHRGSVCAYCEICEHCDSCNKCPCEEGDTSEHCDDCKMCSFCHVCPACRTLCQAGGFLDKVTGSIYKTVADVFEEDVDNN, encoded by the exons ATGGCGTCTTTAAGAAGTCTGATTGTTGCGCTGCTGATGGCGCTGCTCTGCTCCTTCCACGCCCCGTCGGCTCCTGCGGCCAGAGCGCAAGATTTGCCGTTCCGCTCTGAGCCAGGCCTGGTGgccgacgacgatgatgatggagatgaggatgatgacgacgatgatgacgacgatgatgatgatgacgacgaagacgacgatgatgatgacgatgatgacgacgacgatgatgatgacgacgatgaagacgacgatgatgatgacgatgatgacgacgacgatgatgatgacgacgatgaagacgacaatgatgatgacgacgacgacgatcatGAAG acgacgacgacgatgatgacgatgatgacggtGATGACGACGAAGATGATGACGCCGATGGTGATGATaatgacgacaacaacaaagatggcGATCATGATGACGCCGATGGTGataatgacgacgatgatgacgacaacgacgataacaacaacaaagatggcGATCATGATGACGACAACGacgataacaacaacaaagatggcgatcatgatgatgatgacgacggcaAGTACCACAGGGGCTCTGTCTGCGCCTACTGCGAAATCTGCGAG CACTGCGACAGCTGCAATAAATGTCCTTGTGAAGAAGGAGACACGTCGGAACACTGCGATGACTGCAAG ATGTGCAGTTTCTGCCACGTGTGTCCCGCATGTCGAACTCTTTGCCAAGCCG GAGGCTTCCTTGACAAAGTGACCGGGTCAATCTACAA GACCGTCGCCGATGTCTTTGAGGAGGATGTCGACAACAACTGA